From the Psychrobacillus sp. FSL K6-4046 genome, one window contains:
- a CDS encoding helix-turn-helix transcriptional regulator has protein sequence MLEENQIVRTLGGNLKIARTKKGMSIKELAEAIDVTAPYLVRIENNLINNIGIITFSKVCYALDLSDTQVLDIIKFFK, from the coding sequence ATGTTAGAAGAAAATCAGATAGTACGAACTTTGGGAGGAAACTTAAAAATAGCCAGAACAAAAAAAGGGATGTCAATCAAAGAACTAGCGGAAGCGATTGATGTTACAGCACCTTATTTGGTTCGTATAGAAAACAATCTCATTAATAATATTGGAATAATCACTTTCTCAAAAGTTTGTTATGCATTAGATTTATCAGATACACAAGTACTGGATATAATTAAATTCTTTAAATAG
- a CDS encoding XRE family transcriptional regulator gives MTLYPYQIRKEIGQNMLSYIRCKGYTLTSISRISGISASTLHFIIEGKMSKHNHYHENMRKITESLNLPLTFFLEPPTMNRERWQITTKSSSTKRSELAQTLLNDLDELLSIAAFYIK, from the coding sequence TTGACTTTATATCCTTATCAAATTCGAAAAGAAATTGGACAAAACATGTTATCTTATATTCGTTGCAAGGGATATACGTTAACATCAATTTCAAGAATATCTGGCATATCAGCATCTACTTTACACTTTATTATAGAAGGCAAAATGTCTAAACATAATCACTATCATGAAAATATGAGAAAAATAACAGAATCTCTCAATTTACCGTTAACCTTCTTTTTAGAACCTCCAACCATGAATAGAGAGAGATGGCAAATTACAACTAAATCTTCTTCAACTAAAAGAAGTGAATTGGCCCAGACCTTATTGAATGACTTGGATGAGTTGCTTAGTATTGCTGCGTTCTACATTAAGTAA
- a CDS encoding zinc dependent phospholipase C family protein encodes MGSRIMHLVIANRIAESLLIEDRTSFLLGGIAADAVSTNKDLSHFFKGEVQDYSRSVDYKGFLHKYSSQVENLYILGYFTHLIADDIWLKGFYLPWLKNRMEENKKILNLYHNDFRLLNGKLLEYYGFTDELRKTLSKFPTILDLEEVRSEEVKKFVPYILSDMEYDKEVINEKLDVFTFNQIVGYIETSVDMGLSNIKPLLT; translated from the coding sequence TTGGGTTCAAGAATAATGCACTTGGTAATTGCTAATAGAATTGCAGAGAGTCTATTAATAGAAGATAGAACTTCATTTTTACTTGGAGGCATTGCAGCAGATGCTGTTTCCACTAATAAAGACTTATCACATTTTTTTAAAGGTGAGGTACAAGATTATTCAAGAAGCGTTGATTATAAAGGGTTTTTGCATAAATATAGTTCACAAGTAGAAAATCTATATATTTTAGGATATTTTACACATTTAATCGCTGATGATATTTGGCTAAAAGGTTTTTATCTTCCTTGGTTGAAAAACAGGATGGAAGAAAATAAAAAAATACTTAATTTATATCATAATGATTTCCGATTACTTAATGGAAAATTATTAGAATACTATGGTTTTACCGATGAATTAAGAAAAACCCTTAGTAAGTTTCCTACAATCTTAGATTTGGAAGAAGTTAGGTCTGAAGAGGTAAAAAAATTCGTTCCTTATATTTTAAGCGATATGGAATATGATAAGGAAGTTATAAATGAAAAACTTGATGTTTTTACGTTTAATCAGATAGTTGGTTATATAGAGACATCAGTTGATATGGGTTTATCAAATATAAAACCTTTACTTACTTAA
- a CDS encoding sigma-70 family RNA polymerase sigma factor — protein MVLSNINELKELMFQYTEPLIRLAYYYVKDLQAAEDIVQEVFIKFYHNHHYEERGELKSFLTKMTINKSKDYLKSWTYRKVRLQNKLFSPADKSKSDELVRRDEQGIIGEAILTLPIKQREVLIYFYFNEMTITEVAHILSIPEGTVKTRLRRGKELLRNHLKGIEWEVLLNE, from the coding sequence GTGGTTTTGTCAAATATTAATGAACTAAAAGAATTAATGTTTCAATATACAGAGCCCTTAATACGTTTGGCTTATTACTACGTGAAGGACCTCCAAGCGGCTGAGGATATTGTACAAGAAGTATTCATCAAATTTTATCATAACCATCATTATGAAGAACGTGGTGAGTTAAAGTCATTTTTAACAAAAATGACTATTAATAAAAGCAAAGATTATTTAAAGAGCTGGACTTATAGAAAGGTCCGATTACAAAACAAATTATTTTCGCCAGCTGATAAAAGTAAATCAGACGAATTGGTCAGAAGAGACGAGCAAGGAATAATTGGAGAAGCAATCCTTACATTGCCCATAAAACAGCGAGAAGTTCTCATTTATTTTTATTTCAATGAAATGACTATTACGGAGGTTGCACATATTTTATCTATTCCAGAAGGGACAGTAAAAACTAGATTAAGGCGAGGCAAAGAACTATTAAGAAATCATCTGAAAGGAATAGAATGGGAGGTACTTTTAAATGAATAA